One Dysosmobacter welbionis DNA segment encodes these proteins:
- a CDS encoding GNAT family N-acetyltransferase: MEAGTFYVGEENGVLWGVVNLNSVQLPEYGAIPWTIPAAAEEVGVIHTLCIRPSCSGRGYARQMVAFCEAEARRQGRTVIRLDTWEGNLPANRLYPSLGYRYAGTAEFFFMGFVRENLNCYEKAL, translated from the coding sequence CTGGAGGCCGGCACCTTCTACGTGGGCGAGGAGAACGGCGTCCTCTGGGGCGTGGTGAACCTGAACAGCGTCCAGCTGCCGGAGTACGGCGCCATCCCTTGGACCATCCCCGCCGCTGCGGAGGAGGTAGGGGTGATCCATACCCTGTGCATCCGTCCCTCCTGCTCCGGCCGGGGATATGCCCGACAGATGGTGGCCTTCTGTGAGGCGGAGGCTCGCCGCCAGGGCCGTACCGTCATCCGGCTGGACACCTGGGAGGGGAACCTGCCCGCCAACCGCCTGTACCCCTCCCTGGGCTACCGCTACGCCGGAACGGCGGAGTTCTTCTTCATGGGCTTTGTGCGGGAGAATCTCAACTGCTACGAAAAGGCCCTCTGA